In a genomic window of Pseudomonas oryzihabitans:
- the aroQ gene encoding type II 3-dehydroquinate dehydratase, whose product MKILMLHGINHNMFGKRDPVQYGTVTLAEIDARLAALGAELGVAVESFQTNHEGDMVERIHRGFEEGVDAVLINAGAWTHYSYGIRDALAILTVPVVELHMSNIHARESFRHHSVFAEIVLGQIAGFGVDSYLLALRAAVSAAQARR is encoded by the coding sequence ATGAAGATCCTGATGTTGCACGGTATCAACCACAACATGTTCGGCAAGCGCGATCCCGTGCAGTACGGCACCGTGACCCTCGCCGAGATCGACGCCAGGCTGGCCGCCCTGGGTGCGGAACTCGGCGTCGCGGTGGAAAGCTTCCAGACCAATCACGAAGGGGACATGGTCGAGCGCATCCATCGCGGCTTTGAGGAAGGCGTGGACGCCGTGCTCATCAACGCCGGCGCCTGGACCCACTACAGCTATGGCATCCGCGACGCCTTGGCGATCCTTACCGTACCGGTGGTGGAGCTGCACATGTCCAACATCCATGCGCGGGAAAGCTTTCGCCATCACTCGGTCTTCGCCGAGATCGTCCTGGGCCAGATCGCCGGTTTCGGCGTGGACAGCTACCTGCTGGCACTGCGCGCGGCGGTGAGCGCGGCCCAGGCCAGGCGGTAG
- the aroE gene encoding shikimate dehydrogenase has protein sequence MTDQYAVIGRPINHTKSPLIHRLFAATSGQDLEYGAIEGSLEDFAGDVQRFRAQGGRGMNVTAPFKLQAFQLATEPSERARLAKAANALKFEGERVLAENFDGIGLLRDIEVNLGQPLAGKRVLLLGAGGAVRGALLPFLAAGPAELVMVNRDEQKAAGLAQEIGHPLLRVSRYEALEEERFDLVINATSASLVGELPPVPAGVFTQAGLAYELAYGKGLTPFLRLAQEQGVAQLADGVGMLVEQAAEAFAWWRGVRPETRPVIDQLTIPLQ, from the coding sequence ATGACCGACCAGTACGCGGTGATCGGCCGCCCGATCAATCACACCAAGTCGCCCCTGATCCATCGCCTGTTCGCCGCGACCAGCGGCCAGGATCTGGAGTACGGCGCCATCGAAGGCTCGCTGGAGGATTTCGCAGGCGACGTGCAGCGCTTTCGCGCCCAGGGCGGGCGGGGCATGAATGTCACGGCACCCTTCAAGCTGCAGGCCTTCCAGCTGGCCACCGAGCCCAGCGAAAGGGCGCGCCTGGCCAAGGCGGCCAATGCGCTGAAGTTCGAGGGTGAGCGGGTGCTGGCGGAGAACTTCGACGGCATCGGCCTGCTGCGCGACATCGAGGTCAACCTCGGCCAGCCCCTGGCCGGCAAGCGGGTGCTGCTGCTGGGCGCCGGTGGTGCCGTGCGCGGTGCGCTCTTGCCCTTCCTCGCGGCCGGACCGGCGGAGCTGGTGATGGTCAATCGCGATGAGCAGAAGGCCGCCGGACTGGCCCAGGAGATCGGCCATCCACTGCTGCGCGTGAGCCGCTACGAAGCGCTGGAAGAGGAGCGCTTCGACTTGGTGATCAACGCCACCTCGGCCAGCCTGGTCGGCGAATTGCCACCGGTGCCGGCCGGTGTCTTCACCCAGGCCGGGCTGGCCTACGAGCTGGCCTATGGCAAGGGCCTAACGCCCTTTCTGCGCCTGGCGCAGGAGCAGGGCGTGGCGCAACTGGCGGACGGCGTGGGCATGCTGGTGGAACAGGCCGCCGAAGCCTTCGCCTGGTGGCGCGGCGTGCGCCCCGAGACCCGGCCAGTCATCGACCAACTGACCATTCCTCTGCAGTGA